A part of Citrifermentans bremense genomic DNA contains:
- the cysN gene encoding sulfate adenylyltransferase subunit CysN yields the protein MAHQSDLIEKDILAYLKSQEEKSLLRFITCGSVDDGKSTLIGRLLWDSKMVFEDQLAALEADSKKVGTQGGAIDYALLLDGLQAEREQGITIDVAYRFFSTDRRKFIVADTPGHEQYTRNMVTGASTAKVAVILVDARKGLLTQTRRHSYLVSLVGIRHIVLAINKMDLIDFDAEKFAAIEREYREFAAPLGFSSITALPISALNGDNIIEKSANTPWYQGPPLLHFLETVQVEDDRVDQAFRLPVQWVNRPNLDFRGFCGTVASGAIRPGDEIRVASSGQVSKVSRIVTMNGDLDEAVAGQAVTLTLEDEIDISRGDMLTRSDAPPLYTRHPEAQLVWLHDEPLQPGQLYLVKTATGVTPGRVTAVHYATDVNTLEQKQVATLGLNEIGLARLELDRPVSFDPYRENRDTGSFILIDRFTNATVAAGMVVEALPKDVAELTEGGAGTGSSWVRRISLGEVAATNLNLVDLREEKGAFVLDVPQGLLEHLAKGNRLLFRLRDLGQLEPVAFVAYENCLAFEFDRTPEGISVLLYKRSSHPHKDIGDDGVGI from the coding sequence ATGGCACATCAATCCGATCTGATCGAGAAGGATATCCTCGCCTACCTGAAGAGCCAGGAGGAGAAGTCGCTGCTCCGTTTCATCACCTGCGGCAGCGTGGACGACGGCAAAAGCACCCTGATCGGCCGCCTTCTGTGGGACTCGAAGATGGTGTTCGAGGACCAGCTGGCGGCGCTTGAGGCGGACAGCAAGAAGGTGGGTACCCAGGGGGGAGCCATCGACTACGCGCTGCTTTTGGACGGGCTGCAGGCCGAGCGGGAACAGGGTATCACCATCGACGTCGCCTATCGCTTCTTCTCCACCGACCGCCGCAAGTTCATCGTCGCCGACACCCCCGGCCACGAGCAGTACACCCGCAACATGGTGACCGGCGCCTCCACCGCGAAGGTGGCGGTCATCCTGGTGGACGCACGCAAGGGGCTTTTGACCCAGACCCGCCGGCACAGCTACCTGGTGTCGCTGGTGGGGATCCGCCATATCGTCCTGGCCATCAACAAGATGGACCTGATCGATTTCGACGCGGAGAAGTTTGCCGCCATCGAGAGGGAGTACCGGGAATTCGCCGCTCCGCTTGGCTTCAGCTCCATCACGGCGCTCCCGATCTCGGCTTTAAACGGCGATAACATCATCGAGAAGAGCGCCAACACCCCCTGGTACCAGGGGCCGCCGCTTTTGCACTTCCTCGAGACCGTGCAGGTCGAGGATGACCGTGTCGACCAGGCTTTCCGGCTGCCGGTGCAGTGGGTGAACCGTCCCAACCTCGATTTCCGCGGTTTCTGCGGCACCGTCGCCTCCGGGGCCATCCGTCCCGGCGACGAAATCCGTGTCGCCTCGTCCGGGCAGGTAAGCAAGGTCTCAAGGATAGTCACCATGAACGGCGATCTCGATGAGGCTGTCGCCGGCCAGGCCGTGACGTTGACGCTCGAAGACGAAATCGACATCAGCCGCGGCGACATGCTGACACGCAGCGACGCGCCGCCGCTTTACACGCGGCATCCCGAGGCGCAGCTCGTCTGGCTTCACGACGAACCGCTGCAGCCGGGGCAGCTGTACCTGGTGAAGACTGCCACAGGTGTCACCCCCGGCAGGGTGACCGCGGTCCACTATGCGACCGACGTGAACACCCTGGAGCAGAAGCAGGTGGCAACGCTTGGGCTGAACGAGATCGGCCTGGCGAGGCTGGAGCTGGACCGCCCGGTCTCCTTCGACCCGTACCGCGAGAACAGGGATACCGGCAGCTTCATCCTCATCGACCGCTTCACCAACGCCACGGTGGCGGCCGGCATGGTGGTCGAGGCTCTCCCCAAGGACGTCGCAGAGTTGACCGAGGGAGGGGCTGGAACCGGAAGCTCCTGGGTTCGACGCATCAGCCTCGGCGAGGTGGCAGCGACCAACCTGAACCTGGTCGACCTGAGGGAAGAGAAGGGGGCCTTCGTGCTCGACGTGCCGCAGGGTCTCCTGGAGCACCTCGCTAAGGGGAACCGTCTGCTTTTCAGGCTGCGCGACCTGGGGCAGCTGGAGCCTGTCGCGTTCGTCGCCTACGAGAACTGCCTCGCCTTCGAGTTCGACCGGACGCCTGAGGGTATCAGCGTGCTCCTTTACAAGCGCAGCAGTCACCCCCACAAGGATATCGGAGACGACGGGGTCGGGATCTAA
- the cysD gene encoding sulfate adenylyltransferase subunit CysD, with protein sequence MTRQFTHLQQLEAESIHIIREVVAEFDNPVMLYSIGKDSAVMLHLARKAFYPAPPPFPLLHVDTTWKFRDMIEFRGRMAKESGMELLVHVNEDGVKRGVSPFTHGSALYTDVMKTEGLKQALDHYKFDAAFGGARRDEEKSRAKERIFSFRSANHRWDPKNQRPELWSLYNTRIKPGESIRVFPLSNWTELDIWQYIHLEQIPIVPLYYAAVRPVVERDGMLIMVDDDRLELKPGEKIEYKSVRFRTLGCYPLTGAVESEADTLPEIIQEMLLTRTSERQGRLIDHDQAGSMEKKKQEGYF encoded by the coding sequence ATGACCAGACAATTTACCCATCTGCAGCAACTCGAAGCGGAAAGCATCCACATCATCCGTGAAGTGGTAGCCGAATTCGACAATCCGGTGATGCTTTACTCCATCGGCAAGGACTCGGCGGTCATGCTTCATCTCGCCCGTAAGGCCTTCTACCCGGCTCCGCCACCCTTTCCCTTGCTGCACGTCGACACCACCTGGAAGTTCCGCGACATGATCGAGTTCCGCGGGCGGATGGCCAAGGAATCTGGTATGGAACTTCTGGTGCACGTGAACGAGGACGGCGTGAAAAGGGGGGTGAGTCCCTTCACCCACGGCTCGGCGCTTTACACCGACGTGATGAAGACCGAAGGGTTGAAGCAGGCGCTCGACCACTACAAGTTCGACGCAGCCTTCGGTGGGGCTCGACGCGACGAGGAGAAATCCCGCGCCAAGGAGCGCATCTTCTCCTTCCGCAGCGCGAACCACCGCTGGGACCCGAAGAACCAGCGCCCAGAGCTCTGGAGCCTCTACAACACCCGGATCAAGCCGGGCGAGAGCATCCGGGTCTTCCCCCTCTCCAACTGGACCGAACTCGACATCTGGCAGTACATCCATCTGGAGCAGATACCGATCGTCCCTCTTTACTACGCCGCCGTAAGGCCGGTGGTCGAGCGCGACGGCATGCTGATCATGGTGGACGACGACCGGCTCGAACTCAAGCCCGGCGAGAAGATCGAGTACAAATCGGTCCGCTTCCGCACCCTGGGATGCTACCCGCTCACCGGCGCTGTCGAATCCGAGGCCGATACCTTGCCCGAGATCATCCAGGAAATGCTCCTCACCCGCACCTCCGAACGCCAGGGGCGCCTGATCGACCACGACCAGGCCGGTTCGATGGAGAAGAAGAAACAGGAGGGGTACTTCTAA